The following are encoded in a window of bacterium genomic DNA:
- a CDS encoding adenylyltransferase/cytidyltransferase family protein has protein sequence MKKTKTVSEKWVAVSGGFDPIHIGHVRMMQAARKLGDRLLVILNNDHWLRDKKGFAFMPQKEKVELLKSFPFVDKVVLTDHKPGDQDRSVSRTLRKVKPHIFANGGDRGKGNTPEMDVCKDLGITMRFNVGKGGKVQSSSWMINASSREVRRSVRPWGEFYGWDSGQGWYLKTLYVNPNSRLSLQYHHHRSERWVLVQGDATAVTIEKGKEKKTKLKVGETFIVPKRMPHRLTSKNGGTLVEVAVGNFDENDIVRLQDDHGRV, from the coding sequence ATGAAGAAAACGAAGACCGTCTCTGAGAAGTGGGTTGCTGTCTCGGGAGGGTTCGATCCTATTCATATCGGGCATGTGCGCATGATGCAGGCGGCCCGCAAGCTGGGGGATAGGCTCCTCGTCATCCTCAATAACGACCACTGGCTGCGCGACAAGAAGGGTTTTGCCTTTATGCCGCAGAAGGAGAAGGTGGAGCTCCTCAAATCATTCCCGTTCGTCGACAAGGTGGTGCTCACCGATCACAAGCCAGGCGACCAAGATCGCAGTGTCTCGCGCACACTCCGCAAGGTGAAGCCGCACATCTTCGCGAACGGCGGCGATCGCGGCAAGGGCAATACGCCGGAGATGGATGTCTGCAAGGATCTCGGTATCACGATGCGTTTCAATGTCGGGAAGGGCGGTAAAGTGCAGTCTTCCTCGTGGATGATCAATGCCTCAAGTCGTGAGGTGCGCCGGAGCGTGCGCCCCTGGGGCGAGTTCTACGGATGGGACAGCGGTCAGGGCTGGTATCTGAAGACGCTCTACGTGAATCCGAATAGCCGCCTCTCGCTCCAGTATCACCATCACCGCTCCGAGCGTTGGGTCTTGGTGCAGGGCGATGCGACCGCGGTCACGATCGAAAAGGGAAAGGAGAAGAAGACCAAACTCAAGGTGGGTGAGACCTTCATCGTGCCGAAAAGAATGCCGCACCGCCTCACTTCCAAGAATGGCGGTACGCTCGTGGAGGTCGCGGTCGGCAATTTTGATGAAAACGACATCGTACGCCTCCAGGACGACCACGGTCGCGTGTAG